In Elusimicrobiota bacterium, one DNA window encodes the following:
- the miaB gene encoding tRNA (N6-isopentenyl adenosine(37)-C2)-methylthiotransferase MiaB, giving the protein MKFYIKTFGCQMNESDSGIFAAFLEQSGYLPTDNIDEADIAIVNTCSVRQHAEERAFTEIGDLKHFKANNPNGKVIVVGCMAERMGKELKQKFPQIDLLIGAKDAQRFPEIIKKSGLLNPLLNDPVKQAQITPVSTFTTITRGCNNFCSYCVVPYVRGPEEYRPAEEIIKEIKELAEKGLKEVTLLGQNVNSYRSVMSVPDPKNEGSFSIKEIDFADLLTELNKLVGIKRIRFMTNHPKDVSDKFIKTICTLNKVCNHIHLPLQSGSDRILELMNRKYTFDYYYGLIRKLRYHFSEISITTDLMVGFPKENDKDFKLTLEAVNKIKFDFAYVFKYSPRENTEAFKLKDDVPKETKEKRHKELLDLCNETAREKNSKFVGNLAEVLVESGTGDEYTGKTKDNRAVTFHSARNLIGQPINIKIKEAKIHSLIGEPVVL; this is encoded by the coding sequence ATGAAATTCTATATCAAAACTTTTGGTTGTCAAATGAATGAGTCTGATTCGGGGATATTTGCGGCGTTCCTTGAGCAATCCGGGTATTTGCCCACTGATAATATTGACGAGGCAGATATTGCGATTGTGAACACTTGCTCTGTCCGGCAACACGCGGAAGAGCGCGCATTTACCGAAATCGGAGACCTCAAACACTTTAAAGCCAATAACCCTAACGGTAAAGTTATCGTTGTAGGCTGTATGGCGGAAAGAATGGGTAAAGAGTTAAAACAGAAATTTCCCCAGATTGACCTGCTCATAGGCGCAAAAGACGCCCAACGTTTCCCTGAAATTATAAAAAAATCCGGTTTGTTAAACCCATTATTAAATGACCCTGTAAAACAAGCACAAATAACCCCTGTTTCAACCTTCACCACCATCACCCGCGGATGCAACAACTTCTGTTCCTATTGCGTCGTCCCTTATGTCCGCGGGCCGGAGGAATACAGGCCTGCCGAAGAGATCATAAAAGAAATTAAAGAGCTCGCTGAAAAAGGACTAAAAGAAGTTACTCTCTTAGGACAAAACGTAAATTCTTATCGTTCAGTTATGAGCGTGCCGGACCCAAAAAACGAGGGAAGTTTTTCTATAAAAGAGATTGACTTTGCAGACCTTTTAACAGAATTAAATAAATTAGTCGGTATTAAAAGAATCAGGTTTATGACCAATCATCCAAAAGATGTTTCCGATAAATTCATAAAAACTATCTGTACTCTAAATAAAGTCTGCAATCATATCCATTTACCGCTGCAATCCGGTTCAGACCGCATTTTAGAACTCATGAACAGGAAGTACACGTTTGATTACTATTACGGCCTTATAAGAAAACTGCGTTACCATTTTTCTGAAATCAGTATAACCACCGACCTGATGGTCGGCTTTCCCAAAGAGAACGACAAAGATTTTAAACTAACTTTGGAAGCAGTAAATAAAATAAAGTTTGATTTCGCCTATGTCTTTAAATATTCACCCAGGGAAAACACTGAAGCCTTCAAACTTAAAGACGATGTCCCGAAAGAAACTAAGGAAAAAAGACATAAAGAACTTCTTGATTTATGCAATGAAACAGCCAGAGAAAAAAATTCAAAATTTGTCGGTAACCTGGCTGAAGTTCTGGTAGAATCAGGCACAGGCGATGAATATACAGGCAAAACCAAAGACAACAGAGCTGTTACATTTCATTCAGCCAGAAATTTGATCGGGCAGCCGATAAACATCAAAATTAAGGAAGCAAAAATTCACTCGCTTATCGGTGAACCCGTAGTCTTATGA
- the mutS gene encoding DNA mismatch repair protein MutS, translating to MKPEKESLTPLMQQYQAIKQNYKDAILFFRLGDFYEMFGDDALKASPVLEVVLTKRQTVPMCGIPYHSSSSYISKLIKKGFKVAICEQVEEPSQAKGIVKRDVVRLITPGTLVEDNLLDTKKNNYLLAIYPHANIKSKTEEIGIAYLDISTGEFYLTEITDDKTLSKSKLELNRINPSELILPKSLKGSSLEHDLTSLGAVNFIEDWYFENQQAKETLLKTLNANSLKSFGIEDKTLAVSSSGALLKYLEETQKTALPPLRPPKFYSTDEYMLLDNTAIDNLELVENLSTKKRENSLLEIMDNTATSMGSRLMRRYLLQPLTNAEKIKMRQKAVKFFIDEGIMRRQIQDLLKNTGDLERIISRISSGLVMPREIIALKDTLILIPQIKNILTHPQTVIDTSPEIINHIITNLVELPDIVTLVTKCIAENPPADISKGGVIKSGYDNNLDELKKIAHNAKEYLAELEQKERRRTGINSLKIGYTSVFGYYLEITKANLQSVPENYIRKQTLVNAERFITQELKEYEEKVLTAEEKSIRIEQDIFSSLKKTILSESAKLHILSTTIAELDVFISFAKIARENNYCLPEITNAYTIEIKDGRHPVLEKKLIGKSFVPNDTLIDGNENQIILFTGPNMAGKSTYLRQVALITIMAQTGSYTPAAKASIGIVDKIFTRMGASDNLAGGESTFMVEMRETASILHNATQRSLLILDEVGRGTSTSDGISIARAVLEYFSKNRKNGIGPKVLFATHYFELTELAGIVEGIKNYNVCIKEWQDEIVFIHKVVPGPSDKSYGIHVAKLAGLPENVINRAKTILIELETNPSNLYNQPSLFQSPHPLQDEISKIDTDKMTPLEALEIISNWKKRYEK from the coding sequence ATGAAACCAGAAAAAGAATCACTCACACCGTTGATGCAGCAGTACCAGGCAATAAAACAAAATTACAAAGATGCCATCCTGTTTTTCCGCCTGGGTGATTTCTATGAAATGTTCGGCGACGACGCCTTAAAAGCCAGCCCCGTGCTTGAAGTAGTGCTTACCAAACGCCAAACCGTGCCCATGTGCGGAATTCCATACCACTCATCTTCTTCCTACATTTCAAAACTGATAAAGAAAGGTTTTAAAGTAGCCATCTGCGAGCAGGTTGAAGAACCCTCTCAAGCTAAAGGTATAGTAAAAAGGGATGTGGTAAGATTAATAACACCCGGTACGCTTGTCGAAGACAATCTCCTTGATACAAAGAAAAACAACTATCTACTGGCAATTTACCCTCACGCGAACATAAAGAGTAAAACCGAAGAGATAGGAATAGCCTACCTGGACATATCAACAGGCGAATTCTACCTCACGGAAATCACCGACGATAAAACCCTTTCAAAATCTAAGTTGGAACTTAACCGCATCAATCCAAGCGAACTAATACTGCCGAAAAGTTTAAAAGGATCTTCATTGGAACATGATTTAACTTCACTAGGCGCTGTTAACTTTATCGAGGACTGGTATTTTGAAAACCAGCAGGCAAAAGAAACATTGCTTAAAACACTGAACGCTAATTCACTGAAATCTTTCGGAATTGAGGACAAAACACTTGCAGTATCCTCATCAGGCGCCTTATTAAAATATCTGGAAGAAACCCAAAAAACAGCCCTGCCGCCTTTAAGGCCTCCCAAATTTTATTCAACAGATGAATACATGCTTCTTGATAATACCGCTATTGATAACCTCGAGCTGGTAGAAAACCTTTCCACAAAAAAGAGAGAGAATTCGCTCCTTGAAATAATGGATAACACAGCTACGTCAATGGGCTCCAGGTTAATGAGAAGATACCTGCTTCAGCCGCTGACTAATGCAGAAAAAATAAAAATGCGCCAGAAAGCGGTAAAATTTTTTATTGACGAAGGCATAATGCGCAGGCAGATTCAGGACCTCTTAAAAAACACCGGTGACCTGGAAAGAATCATCTCGCGCATATCCTCCGGCCTGGTTATGCCCAGGGAAATAATAGCGCTCAAAGATACGCTCATCTTAATCCCTCAGATAAAAAATATATTGACACACCCTCAAACAGTTATTGACACCTCTCCTGAAATAATCAATCACATCATCACTAATCTGGTTGAATTGCCTGATATCGTAACGCTCGTAACTAAATGTATCGCTGAAAACCCGCCGGCAGATATTTCTAAAGGCGGGGTAATAAAATCAGGATACGACAACAATCTTGATGAACTTAAAAAAATAGCCCATAACGCCAAAGAGTACCTGGCTGAACTCGAGCAAAAAGAACGCCGGCGCACCGGCATAAATTCGCTGAAAATCGGATATACAAGCGTCTTTGGATACTATCTTGAAATCACTAAGGCAAATTTACAATCAGTCCCTGAAAATTATATCAGAAAACAGACTCTGGTTAACGCTGAAAGGTTCATAACACAGGAACTCAAAGAATATGAAGAAAAAGTTTTAACAGCAGAAGAAAAAAGCATAAGGATCGAACAGGATATTTTTTCAAGCCTCAAAAAAACAATACTCAGCGAATCAGCCAAACTGCATATTCTTTCAACCACTATTGCAGAACTTGATGTTTTCATTTCGTTTGCAAAAATAGCCCGGGAAAATAATTACTGCCTTCCTGAAATAACAAACGCTTACACAATTGAGATAAAAGACGGCAGGCATCCTGTTCTTGAGAAAAAGCTTATAGGAAAATCATTCGTCCCGAATGATACTTTGATTGACGGAAATGAAAATCAGATAATACTCTTTACCGGCCCAAACATGGCGGGAAAATCCACTTATTTAAGACAAGTCGCCCTCATCACAATAATGGCCCAAACCGGTTCTTACACCCCGGCAGCAAAAGCATCAATAGGAATTGTAGATAAAATATTCACCCGCATGGGAGCCAGCGACAACCTTGCGGGCGGTGAATCAACTTTTATGGTTGAAATGCGCGAAACCGCGAGTATACTTCACAATGCAACCCAGCGAAGCCTGCTTATACTTGACGAAGTCGGCAGGGGGACATCCACCTCGGACGGCATTTCCATCGCCCGGGCCGTGCTGGAATATTTTTCAAAAAACAGAAAAAATGGGATAGGCCCAAAGGTGCTGTTCGCGACCCATTATTTCGAACTTACCGAATTAGCCGGAATAGTCGAAGGAATAAAAAATTACAATGTCTGCATAAAAGAATGGCAGGATGAAATTGTTTTTATTCATAAAGTTGTCCCTGGCCCTTCTGACAAATCGTACGGAATTCACGTAGCAAAACTTGCAGGCCTGCCTGAAAATGTAATTAACCGCGCAAAAACTATTTTAATTGAACTTGAAACTAACCCTTCTAATTTATATAATCAACCCAGCCTGTTTCAGAGTCCTCATCCGCTGCAGGATGAGATTTCAAAGATAGATACAGACAAAATGACACCTTTAGAAGCTCTTGAAATAATATCGAATTGGAAAAAGAGGTACGAAAAATGA